The region TATTGCTCTTCGGGTGGGTGGGTTGGCTGGCAAAAGGCTCTAGTGGATTGAGGCCCAGCCCAACACCTGTATAGAAAACCAATCCCCAAACGGGTCAAAATCATCACAAAGATTTTAACCCGAATCGAAAACTTAAACGACACGGCCCGGACTTCAAATCCAAATAGTAGACGGAATTCCTTCATTGAACCGCCTTTATTGCTTGGCGTGTATAAATATACCACGGGGAagaagaacaacaacaacaaacccTTAAGCTTCCCAGCAATCCATTAATCCAAGGTTGTCAATCATGGCCATCCTCTCCGATTACCAAGAAGATGATCAACAatctcctcctttttctttcaatgcGGCTCTTGATCCTTCAAACCCTCTTGGGTTTTTGGAATCTGCGTTCAACTTTGTATCTCGAAAGTCTAGTTTGTTCAAGAGCGAGTCTGCTGAGAAACAAATCACGTCGTTGGTTCGTTCAATCAGGGAAAGGATAAAGGCGGCGGAAGAAGAGGCTTCAGCGAAGAAGGCGCCTGAGAAAGAACAAGacaaggagaaggagaagaaactTGTTCCAAACAAAGGCAACGGCATAGACATGGAGAATTATTCATGGGGTCAGTCCCTTCAAGAGGTCACCGTTAACGTGGAAATCCCTCCTGGAACAAAATCCAGCCTCGTTTTGTGCGACATTAAGAACAATTATTTGAAGGTTGGGGTCAAGGGTCAGGCTCCGATCATCGATGGGGAGCTATATAAGCCTGTGAAAGCTGACGATTGCTTTTGGAGTTTGGAGGATCAGAAATTAATCTCCATTCTTATGAGCAAGAGAGACCGGACGGACTGGTGGAAGTCTTTGTTGAAGGGGGGCCAAGAGATTGATACGCAGAAAGTGGAACCGGAGCCAAGCAAGTTGTCTGACTTGGACTCTGAAATGCGTTCTGCTGTGGAGAAGATGATGTTTGATCAGAGGCAGAAGAAGTTGGGCCGTCCGAGCAGCGATGAGATCCAAAAGGAAGAGTTGCTGAAGCAATTCATGGCTCAGAATCCAAACATGAACTTCTCGGGATCCAAGTTTATGTAATAGTCTTAGGATCCTGTCGAGCTATATGCAAGGATGTCAtggatttttcctttttgattcACAAGAGTATATCTTCAATTTTTGGCTGGATTTCTGGCAATTTATGATTTGGTATTACATTGTCGATCAATTGTCGTCTTTTTTAAGAATTTCTTGTATTCGCTTTTACCTTTACTGTGTTTTACtaataaagttttttcttttttcaattttttttttaattttaatagatttttttttaatttttttatattgtgacacGTGTCATGGCGTTaaattttggacggaaaacttaacAAAGGTATTAAGTTGGTTTTTTCTAAAAACCCATATACCATCtatgaaacaaacaaaaacttaagtaccaaaaaagaaaaatttaaaaactcaaaGTACGGaataggtatttaacccaaaaaaaaaaacaattggttTATTTGcaaagagatatgatacattgtcacCACAAGATACAATTTCTAACCATCTTCGTCAGTGGCaacttttaattttactttaaaaaaaaaaaaaaaaaaaaccctaaagctagATAGGAGACCACATTATCACATGGGTAAGGTGGTCAGGAGTTGTGTTTTGGAGTGACAAATTGTATTGTATGAAGTTGTTAGAATTCTATAAATTGATTcatttgggtgttgaattttttcgaatcaaaatattattttaattcactacgaggtttgactttatgagataaaatttgaaaaaatagaattaaatattatttatttttgaaaaaagtataaTATTACTCTATACGTTATTCAAACCAAACACACAAAAACTTGGAGATATCACCTCGACACACAACTCCTGActacatttgtttttatttttactttctttcctttttttttaagaaaaataataaataaaaataaataaataaactctaaaATTAGCCAGGAGTTCACCTTGTCACATGAACAAAATGGTTAAGAATTGTGTCTTAGGATGATAAAATATCATATCTCAAAAACTTGGGTCGTAGATGAGAAAGTTGAATTTCTTATTTGTATACctacatttaaaaataaaaaataaaaatacatactCTTTTTTTAACTTAATGCATAGATCTTATTGAATTATACAAGTTGATTCACacgaaaattacaaaacaaagtCCTctatctcaaaattttgaaatctaAAGAAGACTTACATCATTACGGAGTACGGAagataattttgaaattatttacgAAGAAATCCTCCTATTTTCACTCATTAGCAATTAAATTACtgatattaaattatttaaaaaatttcattagCATTTAGCAGTAGCTAATTGTACTTCCTGCCCACTTGCTTATTAACATTTTTCTCCGATCACAAACCCATGCAAAGAACCCAATTTTCAATTCTCAtttccttgtttttcttttaaaggtcTGTttggatttaaaattttaaaacttgcTATTCAAAAATAGCAAGTTAAaaatttatgatttaaaaacataatttttaaaaatgtaatttgaccttaaaaatttatgttaacatttaaaatttgttgatatatatatatatatatatcaacaaattAAGCTATATGGTTCATTTGGCAATACTTTTTAGAATGTATATTTGTCTTTTTCGTTGTGACGtgacataaaaatgaaagtaattttaagtattttgtattttaagttgtttgttaattaatacttttatttttttggttaaaaagcaaaaaaaaaaaaaccctaaaaggtGTGTCAAGTTAACCATCGAGCCCTAGTCTTAATTACTTGAGCAAGCTGGGATTAGGGATATACTTTTTGCAAAATAAACCGATCAAATGTAGATGTAAAACTATAAATCTTAAAAAAGTTTGGGAGACCATGGCCACCCCAATCATGCATGGAGCCATTATATACATACTTTAATATCCATCTTCATTATATTTGCacagaagcatatatatatatatattacatagaCCAAATATCAACGTTACAATATTAAGAAGTACATACATAATCTACATATATATCAGTCTCAAAGCTAATCCCAGCTTATCATCTTAGTTAAAATTAACTACCAGCTTTTCAGAACAAAGCTTAAAATTAATTACATATCCATATCTAAATGTACTCTTTACTGCACTAGGGTGAAGGTGGTGATCACTTAATTAATTCACCATGAGCTCAGTCCCAAATCAAAGAAGAGGCCAAAGAGATCTGAACTGAACTAATAAGGGTGGCAATTCATGTTCACGTGTCGAGTTTGAGTTATGTTGAAACATGGGTATAAGGTAGctagattatataggtcaattctaACTccatctatttaattaaataggtcagacCCCACAACCATAACTcactaatttcatgttgagtttGTGAGCGGGTCATGTCGAAAATTGCCAGCTCTTATCTTGTGTGTCGGGTTCAAGTTGTGTCGAggcatgagtataagattacATATGTCAACCATAAGCCGACCATTTAATTAAAGGGGTTAAATCTCTCAACGCTAACcaactaattttgtattgggttttttttcgaGTTCGTAGatcgtatcaaaaattgtcatCTCTCTAACCTATACAAGGCTAATGTATAGCTTTATTTTAGCGAatgaatattataatatatatatatatatatatatatatatatataagaattggACCGTAACTTTATTCTATAATTTAGAGGTTGTCTATTCAACTTGCTCATTTATAAGCAATCAACTAGTATGAATCTTTTCCCtcttcaatttaaaaataaaaataaaaataaaaaatcactataGTATGAATAGGTGAGTCCCACATTAAGAATACGTTATGAGTGTTACGAGTGTAAATTGTTAATATATCATATTTATATccaaacatataaatttaagcttTAAGACGAGTGAtatctcaatatatataatacGTAGCTTATATTCTGTTATCATTCAGCTCAAAGCTCATATCGGCAAAAATAAAGTATGCTCATTTGGCAAGAATAAAAgatttttcctttcaaatcaTGTATCtctatttaggaaaaaaaaaaaaatgaggagtaTCCTTATTCTCCAAGTAATGTAATCTTATTTATTAGATAGTATCTTTCCATGTACATGTACAAGATCAAGAATATTTTCCTTAAAGCTTGTAAAGGTCTTCTATAAAAACCCTAGAAAGCATGGTACAATTTTTAAAGCATATTCATCTTGCATGAATTTAAAAAGGTCACAGTTTCCTCAAATTAGCCACCATTTTCAACGTTGCTTACCCTAACCTATCacaaaagaataatgtttcttgtacaactttaacagcctttttttatgatcaattatTTGATCTATTTTTCTATATGTGGATCCtaaatatccaatggttgatcttaaaataAGATGTTAGTtgtacaagaaacattactcatcaCAAAAATAGGTCTTAAATTCAAATTAGGatcttttacaattatttgcttgaatttgagaaaattcgaTCAGATGATTCTGAGAGACCAGTTATAGGATCTACCTGACCGGATAAATGGTTAGGcagcctaatttttatttattcaagtGAGTCCGATAAGTGGTCTCTTACAACCATCTGCCTAAGTTTTGTCAAATTCAGtcaaataattatagaggatCATAATCTCTTAAATCCTCTAATGCCACCGGCTCCATACCATAGTGTTAGAAGCAAGGCATCAAAATTTCTTAATATCGTTAACAATGGTAGAAACACTTCTAGATACAGCCGCCACTATAGTCTCATAACATATATAGCAAATTTCAGGATACACAACTTGAACAAAGCAGAACTAAAGACTTTTCAAGTCAAAGAATCTGATTTCCTAACAACTTCTTAAGCACTTCAATGATTTAAGAAGAATCTGGATTACTAGAAGATGGAATTGATTCCAACTGCATATGCTTCTCCATAGTTATTGCCGTGTTTGTATTAAACTCGCTATAATATTCCAATGGGTTAAATACACTTAAGCCCCTGAATTTGCAGTCATTTTAACAAAAGCCCTACATACAAACATGTATAACACTTGGacacatcaaactaccattttgttacttttttatcATTCTTCCCAAAAATacccctttttttcttcaaactaaaataaaaaattaaaatttcatgcAAATTCTTTCTATTCTAATCGAACCTTACTCtatgtattttagtatttaataaatcaaaaattataaattcaattttctttcttttttttttttaaaaaaagggagtTATTTTTGGAAGATTGACAAAAAAGTGActtaattgcaacaaaattgtagtttgataTATCTAAAATGGCTGTTAGTTCGGGAGCTTtaagtgtatttaaccctattccAATACAAGTTAGTAGCAAATCTTCCTGTGAGCATTTGAGAAAAGCAAGCATTAGGATTAAGGAATATGTGCTTCTCAATAGAAAGTTCATTTGTACTCTGAGGAGCCGCTTCAGCAGGTGATGGCAAATCTACCAGAATGTTCAAAGAGGTAACATACATGCGTAAGGATCAAAATTCTTTATATTCTACAAAGGCAGACAAAGTTCTAAGTAGATCATCCTGTCATTCCAAATTTGAGTATCAAGCAGATTCCAAATTTAAGTATATACACGGAAACAAAGCATAGTCAAAGATACTTGATTCAGAGAATCTGATCCCCAAAAATTTCTTGCTACCATTCTTTAGTGATcatgtatgaaaaaaaaaaaaaaaagattttgaacGGCTATATTCAGTACATATTGCTAAAAGAATTTAAGAGATCAATCTACATCAGTCTATTCGTGTAAATAACGGAACAAATTTGGTGTCTCACAGCTTTGGGACAGTAATTGTTAGTGAGGGAATTGTTCTCTTTGACAGCAATTGCTGGCCAGGAACTCCGATGTCTACAGGACGGTTTCCAGTTGCAGATGCTTGTCCATGGACATAATTGTGTGGTATCCCCTCTCAACTATATTCCAGTTACAGCATTTCATCAAGTTAAAAGCAACTTTCACTGTGGATCTGACAAAAGCATTAGTTTTTCCTTGAACGAGAGAAACATCAGGAATCTGTTCGTCTATCAACGTAAATATCTTTTAGACTCTCAGGAGCTGCTTTAGTGGTTGATGGCAAATCCACCAGCATGTTTTGAGGGGCAAAATACATGTGTAATGACATCATACAGATAATAATACCTAAGAAAAGCTGCAGCAAGGTAACCAAAAAATTTACTCATTAATCATGTAAAAATACTCACTGCCATGAGATATAGAGAGGAGCTCAAGAACTATAGGACGTTGAAGTGCATGGCAACTTACCTGCAGTGTAGGCTTGAAGGTGAAAAGGTATACAGATAAAACCATTGTAAGCAGCATAGCCATTGATGTGGAATACACCTGATATATTTGCGCATGtaaacagcagtaaaaaggagaAAACAAATTAGTTGAACTTGCCACATTGGGCACAAGTTAGATTCCAAAGCTCCGGCGTTAGCAATACATCATAAGACATACTCTACATAGGTACCCAGaaaaatttgtaaataattATACTTGTGTCCTCATCTTTCCACACAGCTACTTAACAATGAAAAATCTTTCCACACAGCCACTCTGCTTAGGGTAAAGTTTGAATTGCAAGTAACTTAAAAGAAACAAGATTTCTTACTCCAAAAGAGGGATAAGAGAAGAAAGTACATCAATTGTTAGGTCCACAGACATGAAACCTTGTCCTAAATGAATTCACCACTTGTCTGCAGAATTTCTGTACCTGACATGGCAGTTTTGCCACCTGATAGGCTGAGTTTTCTCAGCCGTTTTTACAGTTTACTGGACAGTTGCCAAAAACTATATTGGAAAAATGTACTGTCATTGGTTCACATACATCAGATGTAAGATAACAAAAACGAAGTAatcgaaaaagaaaatatgaaataacGCCCTAGTACCTAAGGTGTAAGAACTAGGCAGCCAAAACCCAAAAGTTACCAGATAAGAAAGGAACTAATCTAACCACAACGGAGGAAGAGAAAACTCTGAAGCCCAAATGCTATCAGGACTACAGCCCATAGTAGCAGGTTCCAAAGTAATTTATGACTAAGATCGCAATGGCTTATAGCCACTAAGGACAAGCTAGCCAACAACCAACGTCAGGCTTCCTGTTCCTGATTGGGAAGGCACACAAATAACGTCACCCTTTTCCCTCaaaaatcttcttttcttttttttagccACAAAAAGAATAAGATTTTCCCTCAAAAATCTTATATCCCAGTTAAAAGGAAAAGGTCTACATTTGCAAATTCTTAGGTCCAATTATACTAAGCCCAAAAACAAGTGTTGAAATGCTTCTACTAAAGTGGTAAGCTTGGGACAAAATATCACATTAAAGGTGAGAGTGGCATCTCTCTTGGTCATGAGCAAGCACAACACAGATTGTAACAGGAAAATTTCCCTCAGACCAATAGTTTGAATATGCATTATCACAAGTGTAACGACCCACGCCCACGACACAGTATTGCCCGCTTTTGGCTTCCTCAAAACAGACttccaagaggtcacccatcctattactactctcgcagaagcacgcttaactgtggagttttGATGAATCATGGTcattacggctttaaaacgtgttgtgttaaaaatggtgcatttatacatataagcgcaTCCCATTCTTAGGtaatgtgggatgtcacaacaAGTACTCAGGGTCAAATTCAAAAACCATTGACTTTGAGAATAGTACAAAGACATGCAAGAACCCTTCTTCAAGCAACTTTCATAAAAATAGTTTCCACATGAAGCCACTGAGTAAACGTTAGTCCTTTATTGAATAAGAGAGCATTCTTTTAGATGGTCAGCAAAAATTATAGAATAGTTTAAAGTTCACTCATTTGTATTCCTACAATGCTACCGTGGCTCAATAGACTCCTAAACAGAAAGCATCTAAAAGGTCACATAAAATcgaagggaaaaaagaaaaaaagaaaagaggaactAATAGAATACTTCAGTGATATGTTTGTGATGAAAGCTTTGAAAGAAATATGACAAGAAACCCATGGATTTTAGTCTAAATGTAAAAGTAATCACCTTCACAATATTGTCAGCATACTTCATCAACCAAGAAACCAGCAATCCTGTGGATCCAAGGTTTAATACTACCATCCAAGTTGTAATACTATAACCATTGAAAATCCGGTGCCACCAAGGACCGTTCTCAAATCCACCTCTGAAATCATCCACAAGAAGCCTtgccaaattgaaaattgaacCAAACCTGAGAAAGAACCATTGTCGGAAAATTTACTTGGATAAACTTAACAAAGAGAGAGTGACACATGAaagcataataaaaaatacttcaaatgcATATCTCACAAGAAAGGAAATTCTATGTCAAAGCAAATATTTTATGAGAATTTTGAGAAATTGCCATAAGATTCCTGATTCAATATTTcccttttcaattttaaaaggaAGGTAAACAGGGTAACACTTTATAATAATCATTGCAGTATATGGAAGGGCACTTAAGGGCTAACATCTTTCAAGAATTCCAATAATGGAAGATTTCTGGGGTGAGATTTGCAATGGCAGCTACTCAAAATGCAGATGGATAATATGTCAATGATGTTACCATTGGACAAACAAGTTTTGTGGAGAAAAGATCCCTACGTGTATAATTGTACATTCTGCCAATACAAGCTATCATTGTTCTTCTTCATCAGAAACTCCGTGTAAATCCCTGCCAATGCTGATAGACAAGCAGATAGGATTGCCAACATATAGCCTTGGATTGGTGCTGAGAATAGAGAGTCACATGAAGCTTCTCCACAACCTTTTATCTACAATAAAAGGAAATAATTCAACTGCACATGTTATATAAATAATTAGCTCAGTTACGAGGCATTACTCAAGAATTAATCTTAGTTAAGTTTTTCATCACCTTTGCAAAAATAAAGGAACCAATATTCGGACATAATAGGTGGTATTTCATATAGGCTGTTATATCAAGAATCATTGATCAAGGCAATCGTAGAAGACTTTTCTCTACAATACTTCCAAATGCATAAAAAATGGCTTGACATCAAATAAGCAACCAAAATACTGCAACAATGGAACTGTGATATATAATGCTCACAGCAACAATGTGGGTCATCTTTATGAAAGAATATGATATACAAAGCAGTAAGTGTGTTGTTGAAAACTTTAGAACCAAATAAATGGTTACAACATCTTCCATTAGCACTCCACATGATTTGTGCAATAGGTAGAGGAAACATGAAGGAGAAGTTCATTAACTGTCTAGAACGTTACAATAGAAACTGGTAGTTTGCTTCGTGATTCAATTTAAGGTTCCACAATCACAGCCTACAGAGGAAGTATTTCAATCACCAGAGAGCTATGTGCCAGAGGTCCTTCTACAATATTACTAACTTAACATTCAGATTGTGGAGATCTTGTTTGAAAGATCTCAGGAAAACCACTGTTGTCCTTACCAAACCCTGCATCCATGTTAGAGTAATGACCCACTTTAcgaatgaaaagaaaatggaaaaggcAACTGTGTTTGCATGATATCTTGATTAGCCCTACTCCTGATTTTCCAGGTTTGTCCTTTTAAGTACCAATTTGAGACCAATTCAAACGAAAAGGTAAGAACACTTACAAGAAAAAGTTATATGTATGAATTCAGAATTATCAAAGATACAAACAATACATTATTTCAAGTGGAGTCAGCCGATGTAGATTTCAGTCCCCTATAATGAATACCATATATACACCAGACAGAAAGCTGCCTCTCATTAATTCAAGTTTGTTTCCATTTTGGGCTTTGCTCTAACCAAAGCTATTGCATTGTTTGCCTCAATGATGGCCTTTTTTATCTCATCCGTAATCCGACTGAAGAAAGAAGGTTGTAACATTGTATGTTATGCTAGACAATGAAAGCGATAAACTCtctaaggaaaagaaagaagagaggagagtGGTCGAGGGCTCATCGAACGAAAGATGAGTTGGTCGAGTCTCAAAATTGGCAAGAAGATCATCATTCTAGAAACATTATTCTCCAACAGAATTAGTACATCACTAAAATATCACATAACTATACCGATAGATCAGGAACATGCAAGAATCCACAGTTTCAAGTCTGAAACCAGCTTCAAttactttatataataatttcaGCTTATCACCTGGCTTGTGGTTGTTCCAACAGCTAATAGAATAATAGCCATCCATTGTAGATTAGACAGCTTCCTCCTCAGGAATAGCCTGAGCATGATATAAACTAATTAATCAGTAAATTAACAAGATCAAACAAAACATTAATCCTAGtcaaaaagaaactaaaacagTTCCTAAAAACAAGCAACACAACCAAAATCAGAAAACATCAGAATATATGTGACCTCGAAAAACACAATGTAGGCACACCTGAACAATATGCCTGTGGTTACAATCTTCAGATTACCCATAATCTGATACGTCGATGTATCCACATAAGTTAGCGTAGCAAACTGAACATTGTTATGAATTAGATAAATGATCGACGGAATGGGATATAAGCGCACGGTTTTCCACTCCGTGGTCATCCTTGTAGACGGCGATACCCGGCACTCTCGCCAAAGAAGTATACTAGAAACCATTAGCTGTACTTAAACATGAATGAGATTAACAATTCCAATTCCGTATTAGCACAACTTAATCAAACAATTTAGCTTGAAAATCACCTTAAAAACCTCTGCAAGAAAAGGAACAGTTGCATAGTCATACAAATACCGTCCATTACTTTGAGACAGAGTTGTCAAAATTCCCTGtcacatacaaaaaaaaaaaatcaatctcttGCAAATTCTTAATTAGCATTTAATCAATCAACACTAAGCGATTAATTGTtgccaaaaaatgtcaattccTTCGCTATAAGCATCAGATTAAATGAAATTAATACAAATTGGTACAATCTATCTGAAATTATGAAGTTGTAGACATTGAAATGAAAACACCGAATCTAATAGAATGCGAATTCAAACTTCGGGGCAGCGAATAAAAGAGATCTATACAATTGGCAAACCACACACACAAAAATGGATGAAATTGTGACGAATCAAGCGGTGATTGTGTAAAGAGGGTTCTAGGGTTTTCGCTGGCTGACCTGAGAGCTTGTGAGAACGGTGAGGAGCGCCGCAACGAAGTACCACTGCATCGTGTACTTCTACGTCGTCGTTTTGGTGGTTCTTGCAATCTGTGTAGCTCTGTGGCCAGCTAGCTTAGTGAGTTCAGCGATGATGACTCGGCTCAGAATTTTATTGCTAAAATagaaagggttttttttttttttttttttgaaaaaagagatttgattttatgattaattattgaattaaatACTCATTGATATctgagttttaagtgtttttaaatttagtatctgaatttttatttgtatcataAATAGTGTATGAGGAGTAAAAACCCATTTAGTAtctctattaaatttttcatcttAAAATTAACGGTTTACCAATGGTCTTGAGGTTAACACgtagcactatataaaaaattaaaaataaaaatctttaaaaaattatataaaaataataaaataatacaatttcaaaacataaaataaaataaaataaaattatgggttttggcccttggtgatggttgaaccacccccataggcAAACCCTCCAAAAAATATTTAGGGGGTTTTGCTGGGTGgctaagggccaaaacccataatcttttcttttttttgtttttttttcaattttctttttttagtttttttaattgtattttttatataatttttaaagattttttattttttatttagcatACCGTTAATTTTATGACGGAAAATCTAATAGAGGTAACAAATGAGTTTTTACTCCTAACTCAGGtgccacctatgatacaaatgaaatttaaaaatgcttaaaACTTAGTTACCAATGAGGTATTTAATCCTTAATTATTTTCATGTTCGGGCCGTCATGAGTGCTGAGCACTCCCATCAATCTCCCTAAATTGGTTTCCTTCCCTACATTTAGaacaaaatttcataaaaaaaaaaataaataaatcccaCATCAGACTCCCTATATATAGATGTGGGGGTTGAGAATGAACAATAATTCCTTAAATATACATGTCTACTGTTCATTCCATAtgtgttattttaatataaaaaatacatacatatatatatatatatatatatatatatatatatatatatatatatatatatatatatatatatatatatatatatatatatatatatatatatatatataattgaaatagagaatagagaaaaagaataaaataagagtaaaaaatgaatatttaattgatatagagaaagataagagaatctattgtgaagtatttttttttttttttttataaggaagcaaaaagtaattttgttctctaaatataggaaaaatgattGGAAGACTGCTGTGAGTGCTCTAACAGCTTccttaggccatctccagcaggtaaagttaaagtagctactcaaaaactacaaatatttattttagctactccaacagttaaaaacactccaacaatacactttattctactcttcatttccttaaaatattattttgtcatattttttaattgttttattttctttctc is a window of Alnus glutinosa chromosome 4, dhAlnGlut1.1, whole genome shotgun sequence DNA encoding:
- the LOC133867388 gene encoding CMP-sialic acid transporter 1-like encodes the protein MQWYFVAALLTVLTSSQGILTTLSQSNGRYLYDYATVPFLAEVFKLMVSSILLWRECRVSPSTRMTTEWKTVRLYPIPSIIYLIHNNVQFATLTYVDTSTYQIMGNLKIVTTGILFRLFLRRKLSNLQWMAIILLAVGTTTSQIKGCGEASCDSLFSAPIQGYMLAILSACLSALAGIYTEFLMKKNNDSLYWQNVQLYTFGSIFNLARLLVDDFRGGFENGPWWHRIFNGYSITTWMVVLNLGSTGLLVSWLMKYADNIVKVYSTSMAMLLTMVLSVYLFTFKPTLQLFLGIIICMMSLHMYFAPQNMLVDLPSTTKAAPESLKDIYVDRRTDS
- the LOC133867173 gene encoding protein BOBBER 1-like, translated to MAILSDYQEDDQQSPPFSFNAALDPSNPLGFLESAFNFVSRKSSLFKSESAEKQITSLVRSIRERIKAAEEEASAKKAPEKEQDKEKEKKLVPNKGNGIDMENYSWGQSLQEVTVNVEIPPGTKSSLVLCDIKNNYLKVGVKGQAPIIDGELYKPVKADDCFWSLEDQKLISILMSKRDRTDWWKSLLKGGQEIDTQKVEPEPSKLSDLDSEMRSAVEKMMFDQRQKKLGRPSSDEIQKEELLKQFMAQNPNMNFSGSKFM